One Alnus glutinosa chromosome 3, dhAlnGlut1.1, whole genome shotgun sequence genomic region harbors:
- the LOC133862653 gene encoding wall-associated receptor kinase-like 14 isoform X1 translates to MASQRLRKVDKGDDHSVWPKPRMRTVILSLIITIFTVYPTRAENSTRPEVSGPCVSSCGDNKPVQFPFGFSASCPIRLNCNNSKIRIGEFPVLNVTSDSIFLDFPQMCNRTIQSISPLFGNNFAPTRRNNLLLHNCTTQQNDCVVPAVRDRFNWSSCDGPSDNISCFPAKLGERVGFLGYKNVTATKCQLLLSSIVVDSSQDKSAVSLMLQRVELGWWLDGQCQCSDDSECVKVTKSDGKQGFRCHCNSGYRGDGFKGSGAEGCRKVPHCNPSRYLSGKCGGPTRVVVLIGGIVAGASVMAGLFLICSYVRRRSSCLKSQMSAKRLLYDAAGTSSVPLYPYREIERATNCFSEKQMLGTGAFGTVYAGKFQNDEWVAVKKIKYRDTNSIDQVLNEIKLLSSVSHPNLVRLLGCCIEEGEQILVYEYMPNGTLSQHLQRERSNGLPWTIRLTIASETANAIAYLHSAMNPPIYHRDIKSSNILLDHSFKSKVADFGLSRLGLTESSHISTAPQGTPGYVDPQYHQNFHLSDKSDVYSFGVVLVEIITALKVVDFTRPHSEVNLAALAIDRIGRGCIDDIVDPFLEPNRDAWTLYSVHKIAELAFRCLAFHSDMRPSMMEVAEELEHIRRSGWATFEENICMASSAVSSCSSPRNGSEKSFGGIVKAAGAGSQRSIVSEKADGRLALMEEVKDSSPVSVHDPWFSDQSSPSTNSLLGNVVR, encoded by the exons ATGGCGTCCCAACGGCTCCGTAAGG TAGACAAAGGTGATGATCACTCTGTTTGGCCTAAACCCAGAATGAGAACTGTAATTCTCTCTCTTATTATCACAATTTTCACTGTCTATCCAACTAGAGCCGAAAACTCAACGAGACCCGAAGTATCGGGCCCCTGCGTGTCCTCATGCGGAGATAATAAACCGGTACAGTTCCCGTTCGGGTTCTCGGCCTCGTGCCCGATACGACTAAACTGCAACAACTCCAAAATCCGAATCGGCGAGTTCCCAGTCCTGAACGTAACCTCAGACAGCATCTTCTTGGATTTCCCGCAGATGTGCAACCGAACGATACAATCGATCTCACCGCTTTTCGGCAATAACTTCGCTCCGACCCGGCGGAACAATCTGCTCCTCCATAACTGTACCACCCAGCAAAACGACTGCGTCGTGCCCGCGGTCCGAGACCGGTTCAACTGGTCGAGCTGCGATGGGCCGAGCGACAATATCAGCTGCTTCCCAGCCAAGCTTGGGGAGCGCGTGGGGTTTCTGGGCTACAAGAATGTGACCGCGACCAAGTGCCAGCTCTTGTTATCGTCGATCGTGGTCGACTCGAGCCAGGACAAATCGGCGGTGTCGCTCATGCTCCAGAGAGTCGAGCTCGGGTGGTGGCTCGATGGGCAGTGCCAATGCTCCGATGATTCGGAATGTGTGAAGGTCACGAAATCCGACGGGAAACAAGGTTTCCGGTGCCACTGTAATAGCGGGTATCGCGGAGATGGGTTCAAAGGTTCCGGTGCCGAGGGTTGCCGGAAAG TTCCTCATTGCAATCCTTCAAGGTACCTGTCTGGCAAATGTGGAGGCCCGACCAGAGTTGTTGTTCTCATTGGAG GGATTGTTGCTGGAGCTTCAGTAATGGCTGGTCTGTTTCTTATCTGTTCCTATGTTCGGCGCCGTTCCTCTTGTTTGAAAAGCCAAATGAGTGCAAAACGCCTCCTATATGATGCTGCTGGTACATCCAGTGTTCCTTTGTATCCTTACAGAGAAATAGAAAGAGCTACCAATTGCTTCTCTGAGAAACAAATGTTGGGAACAGGGGCCTTTGGTACGGTTTATGCAGGAAAATTTCAAAATGATGAGTGGGTTGCCGTAAAAAAGATCAAATATAGAGATACCAACAGTATTGACCAAGTCCTCAATGAGATCAAACTCCTCTCCTCCGTGAGCCACCCGAATCTTGTTCGCCTCTTAGGTTGCTGCATAGAGGAGGGTGAACAGATCCTTGTCTATGAATATATGCCTAATGGAACTCTTTCCCAGCATTTACAAAGAGAGAGGAGCAACGGTCTCCCATGGACAATACGGCTCACAATTGCTTCTGAGACTGCTAATGCTATAGCATATCTCCACTCTGCCATGAATCCTCCAATTTATCACAGAGACATCAAATCGAGCAATATATTACTGGATCACAGCTTCAAATCAAAGGTAGCTGATTTCGGTCTTTCTAGACTTGGCTTGACGGAATCCTCGCACATCTCGACTGCCCCACAAGGGACTCCAGGCTATGTTGATCCTCAGTACCATCAAAACTTCCATCTTTCTGATAAAAGTGATGTTTACAGTTTCGGGGTAGTTTTAGTAGAGATAATAACTGCATTGAAAGTGGTCGATTTCACTCGACCTCATAGTGAGGTGAATTTGGCAGCACTTGCTATTGATAGGATTGGGAGGGGTTGTATAGATGACATAGTAGATCCTTTCCTTGAGCCAAATAGGGATGCTTGGACACTTTATTCTGTTCACAAGATTGCTGAGCTTGCATTCAGATGCCTCGCTTTTCATAGTGACATGAGGCCTTCTATGATGGAAGTGGCCGAAGAGCTGGAACACATCAGACGCAGTGGGTGGGCAACATTTGAGGAAAATATATGCATGGCATCTTCAGCGGTATCCTCTTGTTCATCACCACGTAATGGAAGTGAGAAGTCATTTGGTGGTATTGTGAAAGCAGCAGGGGCAGGGAGTCAAAGATCGATTGTTTCAGAGAAGGCAGATGGTCGTCTGGCTTTAATGGAGGAGGTGAAGGATAGCTCCCCTGTTTCTGTGCATGATCCTTGGTTTAGTGATCAGAGTTCGCCTTCAACAAACAGCTTGTTGGGTAATGTAGTACGATGA
- the LOC133862653 gene encoding wall-associated receptor kinase-like 14 isoform X3, protein MRTVILSLIITIFTVYPTRAENSTRPEVSGPCVSSCGDNKPVQFPFGFSASCPIRLNCNNSKIRIGEFPVLNVTSDSIFLDFPQMCNRTIQSISPLFGNNFAPTRRNNLLLHNCTTQQNDCVVPAVRDRFNWSSCDGPSDNISCFPAKLGERVGFLGYKNVTATKCQLLLSSIVVDSSQDKSAVSLMLQRVELGWWLDGQCQCSDDSECVKVTKSDGKQGFRCHCNSGYRGDGFKGSGAEGCRKVPHCNPSRYLSGKCGGPTRVVVLIGGIVAGASVMAGLFLICSYVRRRSSCLKSQMSAKRLLYDAAGTSSVPLYPYREIERATNCFSEKQMLGTGAFGTVYAGKFQNDEWVAVKKIKYRDTNSIDQVLNEIKLLSSVSHPNLVRLLGCCIEEGEQILVYEYMPNGTLSQHLQRERSNGLPWTIRLTIASETANAIAYLHSAMNPPIYHRDIKSSNILLDHSFKSKVADFGLSRLGLTESSHISTAPQGTPGYVDPQYHQNFHLSDKSDVYSFGVVLVEIITALKVVDFTRPHSEVNLAALAIDRIGRGCIDDIVDPFLEPNRDAWTLYSVHKIAELAFRCLAFHSDMRPSMMEVAEELEHIRRSGWATFEENICMASSAVSSCSSPRNGSEKSFGGIVKAAGAGSQRSIVSEKADGRLALMEEVKDSSPVSVHDPWFSDQSSPSTNSLLGNVVR, encoded by the exons ATGAGAACTGTAATTCTCTCTCTTATTATCACAATTTTCACTGTCTATCCAACTAGAGCCGAAAACTCAACGAGACCCGAAGTATCGGGCCCCTGCGTGTCCTCATGCGGAGATAATAAACCGGTACAGTTCCCGTTCGGGTTCTCGGCCTCGTGCCCGATACGACTAAACTGCAACAACTCCAAAATCCGAATCGGCGAGTTCCCAGTCCTGAACGTAACCTCAGACAGCATCTTCTTGGATTTCCCGCAGATGTGCAACCGAACGATACAATCGATCTCACCGCTTTTCGGCAATAACTTCGCTCCGACCCGGCGGAACAATCTGCTCCTCCATAACTGTACCACCCAGCAAAACGACTGCGTCGTGCCCGCGGTCCGAGACCGGTTCAACTGGTCGAGCTGCGATGGGCCGAGCGACAATATCAGCTGCTTCCCAGCCAAGCTTGGGGAGCGCGTGGGGTTTCTGGGCTACAAGAATGTGACCGCGACCAAGTGCCAGCTCTTGTTATCGTCGATCGTGGTCGACTCGAGCCAGGACAAATCGGCGGTGTCGCTCATGCTCCAGAGAGTCGAGCTCGGGTGGTGGCTCGATGGGCAGTGCCAATGCTCCGATGATTCGGAATGTGTGAAGGTCACGAAATCCGACGGGAAACAAGGTTTCCGGTGCCACTGTAATAGCGGGTATCGCGGAGATGGGTTCAAAGGTTCCGGTGCCGAGGGTTGCCGGAAAG TTCCTCATTGCAATCCTTCAAGGTACCTGTCTGGCAAATGTGGAGGCCCGACCAGAGTTGTTGTTCTCATTGGAG GGATTGTTGCTGGAGCTTCAGTAATGGCTGGTCTGTTTCTTATCTGTTCCTATGTTCGGCGCCGTTCCTCTTGTTTGAAAAGCCAAATGAGTGCAAAACGCCTCCTATATGATGCTGCTGGTACATCCAGTGTTCCTTTGTATCCTTACAGAGAAATAGAAAGAGCTACCAATTGCTTCTCTGAGAAACAAATGTTGGGAACAGGGGCCTTTGGTACGGTTTATGCAGGAAAATTTCAAAATGATGAGTGGGTTGCCGTAAAAAAGATCAAATATAGAGATACCAACAGTATTGACCAAGTCCTCAATGAGATCAAACTCCTCTCCTCCGTGAGCCACCCGAATCTTGTTCGCCTCTTAGGTTGCTGCATAGAGGAGGGTGAACAGATCCTTGTCTATGAATATATGCCTAATGGAACTCTTTCCCAGCATTTACAAAGAGAGAGGAGCAACGGTCTCCCATGGACAATACGGCTCACAATTGCTTCTGAGACTGCTAATGCTATAGCATATCTCCACTCTGCCATGAATCCTCCAATTTATCACAGAGACATCAAATCGAGCAATATATTACTGGATCACAGCTTCAAATCAAAGGTAGCTGATTTCGGTCTTTCTAGACTTGGCTTGACGGAATCCTCGCACATCTCGACTGCCCCACAAGGGACTCCAGGCTATGTTGATCCTCAGTACCATCAAAACTTCCATCTTTCTGATAAAAGTGATGTTTACAGTTTCGGGGTAGTTTTAGTAGAGATAATAACTGCATTGAAAGTGGTCGATTTCACTCGACCTCATAGTGAGGTGAATTTGGCAGCACTTGCTATTGATAGGATTGGGAGGGGTTGTATAGATGACATAGTAGATCCTTTCCTTGAGCCAAATAGGGATGCTTGGACACTTTATTCTGTTCACAAGATTGCTGAGCTTGCATTCAGATGCCTCGCTTTTCATAGTGACATGAGGCCTTCTATGATGGAAGTGGCCGAAGAGCTGGAACACATCAGACGCAGTGGGTGGGCAACATTTGAGGAAAATATATGCATGGCATCTTCAGCGGTATCCTCTTGTTCATCACCACGTAATGGAAGTGAGAAGTCATTTGGTGGTATTGTGAAAGCAGCAGGGGCAGGGAGTCAAAGATCGATTGTTTCAGAGAAGGCAGATGGTCGTCTGGCTTTAATGGAGGAGGTGAAGGATAGCTCCCCTGTTTCTGTGCATGATCCTTGGTTTAGTGATCAGAGTTCGCCTTCAACAAACAGCTTGTTGGGTAATGTAGTACGATGA
- the LOC133862653 gene encoding wall-associated receptor kinase-like 14 isoform X2: protein MASQRLLDKGDDHSVWPKPRMRTVILSLIITIFTVYPTRAENSTRPEVSGPCVSSCGDNKPVQFPFGFSASCPIRLNCNNSKIRIGEFPVLNVTSDSIFLDFPQMCNRTIQSISPLFGNNFAPTRRNNLLLHNCTTQQNDCVVPAVRDRFNWSSCDGPSDNISCFPAKLGERVGFLGYKNVTATKCQLLLSSIVVDSSQDKSAVSLMLQRVELGWWLDGQCQCSDDSECVKVTKSDGKQGFRCHCNSGYRGDGFKGSGAEGCRKVPHCNPSRYLSGKCGGPTRVVVLIGGIVAGASVMAGLFLICSYVRRRSSCLKSQMSAKRLLYDAAGTSSVPLYPYREIERATNCFSEKQMLGTGAFGTVYAGKFQNDEWVAVKKIKYRDTNSIDQVLNEIKLLSSVSHPNLVRLLGCCIEEGEQILVYEYMPNGTLSQHLQRERSNGLPWTIRLTIASETANAIAYLHSAMNPPIYHRDIKSSNILLDHSFKSKVADFGLSRLGLTESSHISTAPQGTPGYVDPQYHQNFHLSDKSDVYSFGVVLVEIITALKVVDFTRPHSEVNLAALAIDRIGRGCIDDIVDPFLEPNRDAWTLYSVHKIAELAFRCLAFHSDMRPSMMEVAEELEHIRRSGWATFEENICMASSAVSSCSSPRNGSEKSFGGIVKAAGAGSQRSIVSEKADGRLALMEEVKDSSPVSVHDPWFSDQSSPSTNSLLGNVVR, encoded by the exons ATGGCGTCCCAACGGCTCC TAGACAAAGGTGATGATCACTCTGTTTGGCCTAAACCCAGAATGAGAACTGTAATTCTCTCTCTTATTATCACAATTTTCACTGTCTATCCAACTAGAGCCGAAAACTCAACGAGACCCGAAGTATCGGGCCCCTGCGTGTCCTCATGCGGAGATAATAAACCGGTACAGTTCCCGTTCGGGTTCTCGGCCTCGTGCCCGATACGACTAAACTGCAACAACTCCAAAATCCGAATCGGCGAGTTCCCAGTCCTGAACGTAACCTCAGACAGCATCTTCTTGGATTTCCCGCAGATGTGCAACCGAACGATACAATCGATCTCACCGCTTTTCGGCAATAACTTCGCTCCGACCCGGCGGAACAATCTGCTCCTCCATAACTGTACCACCCAGCAAAACGACTGCGTCGTGCCCGCGGTCCGAGACCGGTTCAACTGGTCGAGCTGCGATGGGCCGAGCGACAATATCAGCTGCTTCCCAGCCAAGCTTGGGGAGCGCGTGGGGTTTCTGGGCTACAAGAATGTGACCGCGACCAAGTGCCAGCTCTTGTTATCGTCGATCGTGGTCGACTCGAGCCAGGACAAATCGGCGGTGTCGCTCATGCTCCAGAGAGTCGAGCTCGGGTGGTGGCTCGATGGGCAGTGCCAATGCTCCGATGATTCGGAATGTGTGAAGGTCACGAAATCCGACGGGAAACAAGGTTTCCGGTGCCACTGTAATAGCGGGTATCGCGGAGATGGGTTCAAAGGTTCCGGTGCCGAGGGTTGCCGGAAAG TTCCTCATTGCAATCCTTCAAGGTACCTGTCTGGCAAATGTGGAGGCCCGACCAGAGTTGTTGTTCTCATTGGAG GGATTGTTGCTGGAGCTTCAGTAATGGCTGGTCTGTTTCTTATCTGTTCCTATGTTCGGCGCCGTTCCTCTTGTTTGAAAAGCCAAATGAGTGCAAAACGCCTCCTATATGATGCTGCTGGTACATCCAGTGTTCCTTTGTATCCTTACAGAGAAATAGAAAGAGCTACCAATTGCTTCTCTGAGAAACAAATGTTGGGAACAGGGGCCTTTGGTACGGTTTATGCAGGAAAATTTCAAAATGATGAGTGGGTTGCCGTAAAAAAGATCAAATATAGAGATACCAACAGTATTGACCAAGTCCTCAATGAGATCAAACTCCTCTCCTCCGTGAGCCACCCGAATCTTGTTCGCCTCTTAGGTTGCTGCATAGAGGAGGGTGAACAGATCCTTGTCTATGAATATATGCCTAATGGAACTCTTTCCCAGCATTTACAAAGAGAGAGGAGCAACGGTCTCCCATGGACAATACGGCTCACAATTGCTTCTGAGACTGCTAATGCTATAGCATATCTCCACTCTGCCATGAATCCTCCAATTTATCACAGAGACATCAAATCGAGCAATATATTACTGGATCACAGCTTCAAATCAAAGGTAGCTGATTTCGGTCTTTCTAGACTTGGCTTGACGGAATCCTCGCACATCTCGACTGCCCCACAAGGGACTCCAGGCTATGTTGATCCTCAGTACCATCAAAACTTCCATCTTTCTGATAAAAGTGATGTTTACAGTTTCGGGGTAGTTTTAGTAGAGATAATAACTGCATTGAAAGTGGTCGATTTCACTCGACCTCATAGTGAGGTGAATTTGGCAGCACTTGCTATTGATAGGATTGGGAGGGGTTGTATAGATGACATAGTAGATCCTTTCCTTGAGCCAAATAGGGATGCTTGGACACTTTATTCTGTTCACAAGATTGCTGAGCTTGCATTCAGATGCCTCGCTTTTCATAGTGACATGAGGCCTTCTATGATGGAAGTGGCCGAAGAGCTGGAACACATCAGACGCAGTGGGTGGGCAACATTTGAGGAAAATATATGCATGGCATCTTCAGCGGTATCCTCTTGTTCATCACCACGTAATGGAAGTGAGAAGTCATTTGGTGGTATTGTGAAAGCAGCAGGGGCAGGGAGTCAAAGATCGATTGTTTCAGAGAAGGCAGATGGTCGTCTGGCTTTAATGGAGGAGGTGAAGGATAGCTCCCCTGTTTCTGTGCATGATCCTTGGTTTAGTGATCAGAGTTCGCCTTCAACAAACAGCTTGTTGGGTAATGTAGTACGATGA